AATAAAAAATCCACATCATTCTTTTTTAAGTTCAAAACACGCTTATCTATATTGACATTAATATTTTTTCTCAAAAACGCATCATATTTAATTTGCTCTTTTTTATAATACTTAAAATATTTTAATATAGTTAAAAAAGTCGTTTTTTCAATATAACCAGGCAATTGAGCTAAAGGCTCTCCTTTATTGTTAAAAAAGAAAAATGTGGGAGTTCCTCTCACACCAAAAGCACCAAACAACTCAACATAAGTCATGCTTTTTCCATTAAATACAGCTTTCTTATCCCTTTCAGCGTAAATTTCAGCAAAAATAAATTCAGTTCTTAACCATTTTTGTATTTCATCATCTAACAATGTTTCGCTTTTAAATTTTTTACAATAATAACAGCTTTCAGAAGAGAACATAATAATAATATTTTTTCCTGTTATTTCACCAATTTTTAGCGCATTGTTAAAATCGTTTATAACAAAATTTCTTAAATCAACAGAAGCAAAAGAAATTATGTTTATTATAATAAACATCATAAGTACAAATTTTTTCATATAATCACACTCCTTGTAATGAATTAAATAACCCAAAAATAACTAATATTCCCATGATTATTAGCAATATACCACCAAAAATTCTAATATATTTTTCCCATTTAGGTGTCCCAAATGTTATTTTTGAAAGTATTTTACTTATTGCTCCGCTAAAAAATAAAAATGGAATTGAAATACCCAAAGAATAAACAAACAACATTAATCCTCCAGAAAAAATATTAGAAGTAGTTGAAGCAAAAGTTAGAACAGCAGCAAGTACAGGCCCAGAACATGGAATCCATACAAATGAAATTAAAATACCAATAATAAAAGCGCTGAAAAATGATGTGTTTTTGTGTTTATTTAAATCAATTTTGAAACCTTTAAAACCGTCTTTTCCGAATAAATAAAATATTCCTAATGAAATAATAAAAAAACCTGATATAATATTAAATATACTTTGATATGTCGAAAGAAAACTTCCCACAGTTCCAGCAAAAACACCTAAAATAGAAAAAAATATACTTAATCCTAGAAAAAATGCAATACCTCTTTTAATAGTTAACATTGTATCATTTAAATCAGTCATTAATATACCAAAAAATAATGGAATAAGAGGTAATACACACGGACTAAAAAAAGAAATTATACCACCTAAAAGCGCACCTAAATAACCTATCGCAGGTTGGACATTTAACGTTAAGGTATCTATTTTTCCACCCCCTATATATATTATTTGTATATATAATTATAACAAATTTCATCGTATTTACCAAAGAGGTGATTTATATGGAAAATAATTTATTTGCAATACTAAGAAAATTAGAATTATTAAAAAAACGAATTCCAACGCATATACTTGAAAAAGGTTCAAAAATGTACGAAGAAGCAGTTGATGAAAATTATGATAATGTATTTATAGATTATTTCTATTCTTATGAAAAAAATAATTTAATTACTTATTCTATGATTGTATTACAAAACTCATATTATTATAGACAAGCATTTTATAAACCAATTGTTACTATTAATACTGAAACATTAAGAATTAATTATGAATGTTCATGTCAACACAAAAATGATAATCAAGATATATGTGAACATATTTTTATGCTAATATTAGAAATAGAAAATCGTTTAAAAAGTAATGGTATTTTTAAAGACGAATATAAAACGGCTTTAAACCCTGATGTTTTTTTTAATTTTTACGATTACGGAGATACTTATTATTTAATCTATCCTGATTCAAATGGTTCAATTATAAAATTAGCCCAAAAAAATAAAAATAGAATAGTTTTAAGAAAGGATATTAACACTTTTGATGATGTTGAAAAGTTTTTAAAGACAAAAATACCAGAAGATGAAATTGAAATAAAAAAATTAATAACTCCTATACCATTACATAGTTCTGGAATTACATTAAAAGATAGAAAATTCAAATTAGTTCTAAATAATTTTGAAGATTTAAAGAAAATAAATAATAAAAAAATTCTATTCAAAAATAAAAAAACTATACAATGGAATGATGATTTAAAATTCAAACTTTATATTAGCAAAACAGAAAATGAAAATAATATATCTATAAAATTACTTCCAAAAATAACTCCAGAGAATATCATGTATTCTGTAACAGATTCTGTTTATTATGAAAAAAATAATTTTTCATTAATAAAATCAAAAACATTAGTAAATTTTCCATCTAGTGGAGATATTCAAACCTATGTTTTAGTCAAAAACAAAGATAGTCTTGAAAAGTTTATAAAAGATTACTTAGTTAAATATGA
The nucleotide sequence above comes from Marinitoga hydrogenitolerans DSM 16785. Encoded proteins:
- a CDS encoding cytochrome c biogenesis CcdA family protein, whose product is MQIIYIGGGKIDTLTLNVQPAIGYLGALLGGIISFFSPCVLPLIPLFFGILMTDLNDTMLTIKRGIAFFLGLSIFFSILGVFAGTVGSFLSTYQSIFNIISGFFIISLGIFYLFGKDGFKGFKIDLNKHKNTSFFSAFIIGILISFVWIPCSGPVLAAVLTFASTTSNIFSGGLMLFVYSLGISIPFLFFSGAISKILSKITFGTPKWEKYIRIFGGILLIIMGILVIFGLFNSLQGV
- a CDS encoding thioredoxin family protein; this translates as MKKFVLMMFIIINIISFASVDLRNFVINDFNNALKIGEITGKNIIIMFSSESCYYCKKFKSETLLDDEIQKWLRTEFIFAEIYAERDKKAVFNGKSMTYVELFGAFGVRGTPTFFFFNNKGEPLAQLPGYIEKTTFLTILKYFKYYKKEQIKYDAFLRKNINVNIDKRVLNLKKNDVDFLLKADPNTKEYNKNLDEYVNVIIDKKNKDVEENYFVVIYKK